The following are encoded in a window of Haloarcula laminariae genomic DNA:
- the hisI gene encoding phosphoribosyl-AMP cyclohydrolase has product MTDVTLAFDDNEYLPAVAQDAESGEVLMLAYVTEAALEKTRETGYAHYYSRSRDELWKKGGTSGHTQEIEEIRVDCDGDALLYRIDQSGGACHTGYESCFYRTLDGEDVGEKVFDPDDVY; this is encoded by the coding sequence ATGACCGACGTCACGCTCGCCTTCGACGACAACGAGTACCTCCCGGCGGTCGCCCAGGACGCCGAGTCCGGCGAGGTACTGATGCTCGCCTACGTCACCGAGGCGGCCCTCGAAAAGACGCGCGAGACGGGCTACGCCCACTACTACTCCCGCAGCCGGGACGAGCTCTGGAAGAAGGGCGGGACCAGCGGTCACACCCAGGAGATAGAGGAGATCCGGGTCGACTGTGACGGCGACGCCCTGCTGTACCGCATCGACCAGTCCGGCGGCGCCTGCCACACCGGCTACGAGTCCTGCTTCTACCGGACCCTCGACGGCGAGGACGTCGGCGAGAAGGTGTTCGACCCCGACGACGTCTACTGA
- a CDS encoding A24 family peptidase C-terminal domain-containing protein codes for MLGSIPDLLRLLAVPVFGWAAYRDIETRRVPNKTWLPLAALAVVLLLWDTYAVLNGGAFGRPTRVTDRLFFLQVTISLGFVAPLAYGFWLIGGFGGADAKAFMLVAVLFPVFPIYYLPFEALPLERSPVGVFSLTILSNTVLAGVVYPLGVAAGNLVRGRFSWAMFLGKPVAVERLPEEYGRLLEDADGFTRSGLDLDALRMYLQWRGASLSELRAAPDAHRNPDSLPADPNPPGDGSVVTDGGVPASGSADQFGTVGTADPWGAERFLDDVEGSAYGTDPETLRAGLELLADADEVWVSPGIPFLVPMFVGLVAALVYGDVLYALLSALGLA; via the coding sequence GTGCTGGGGTCGATACCGGACCTGTTGCGACTGCTCGCCGTCCCCGTGTTCGGCTGGGCGGCCTACCGCGATATCGAGACCCGGCGGGTCCCGAACAAGACGTGGCTCCCGCTGGCCGCCCTGGCCGTCGTGCTGTTGCTCTGGGACACCTACGCCGTCCTGAACGGCGGCGCGTTCGGGCGGCCAACCAGGGTCACTGACCGCTTGTTCTTCCTCCAAGTCACTATCAGCCTAGGATTTGTCGCGCCGCTGGCCTACGGGTTCTGGCTCATCGGCGGCTTCGGCGGCGCCGACGCCAAGGCGTTCATGCTCGTCGCGGTCCTCTTTCCGGTGTTCCCTATCTATTACCTCCCGTTTGAGGCACTCCCGCTGGAGCGGTCACCGGTCGGCGTCTTCTCGCTGACCATCCTCTCGAACACCGTTCTAGCGGGGGTCGTCTACCCGCTGGGCGTCGCGGCCGGCAACCTCGTCCGGGGGCGCTTCTCCTGGGCGATGTTCCTCGGCAAGCCCGTCGCCGTCGAGCGCCTCCCCGAGGAGTACGGCCGCCTGCTGGAGGACGCCGACGGGTTCACGCGCTCGGGGCTTGACCTCGACGCGCTCCGGATGTACCTCCAGTGGCGTGGCGCGAGCCTGTCGGAGCTTCGGGCCGCCCCGGACGCCCACCGGAACCCCGACTCGCTGCCCGCCGACCCGAACCCGCCGGGGGACGGCTCCGTCGTCACGGACGGCGGCGTCCCCGCTTCGGGGTCGGCCGACCAGTTCGGCACTGTCGGCACGGCCGACCCCTGGGGCGCCGAGCGGTTCCTCGACGACGTCGAGGGGTCGGCCTACGGCACCGACCCCGAGACGCTGCGGGCGGGGCTGGAACTGCTCGCCGACGCCGACGAGGTGTGGGTCTCGCCCGGTATCCCCTTCCTCGTCCCGATGTTCGTCGGGCTGGTCGCGGCGCTGGTCTACGGCGACGTGCTGTACGCGCTGCTGTCGGCGCTCGGGCTCGCGTGA
- the fer1 gene encoding ferredoxin Fer1, with amino-acid sequence MPTVEYLNYEVVDDNGWDMYDDDVFGEAQDMDLDDEDYGSLEVNEGEYILEAAEAQGYDWPFSCRAGACANCAAIVLEGDIDMDMQQILSDEEVDEKNVRLTCIGSPDADEVKIVYNAKHLDYLQNRVI; translated from the coding sequence ATGCCCACGGTAGAGTACCTAAACTACGAAGTAGTGGACGACAACGGCTGGGACATGTACGACGACGACGTCTTCGGCGAGGCCCAGGACATGGACCTCGACGACGAGGACTACGGCTCGCTCGAAGTCAACGAGGGCGAGTATATCCTCGAAGCGGCGGAGGCACAGGGCTACGACTGGCCCTTCTCCTGTCGCGCCGGTGCCTGTGCGAACTGCGCCGCCATTGTCCTCGAAGGCGACATCGACATGGACATGCAGCAGATTCTCAGCGACGAGGAAGTCGACGAGAAGAACGTCCGACTGACCTGTATCGGCAGCCCCGACGCCGACGAGGTCAAGATCGTCTACAACGCCAAACACCTCGACTACCTGCAGAACCGCGTCATATAA
- a CDS encoding inorganic phosphate transporter, with the protein MVEVLFALGIIVAIFVGFNIGGSSTGVAFGPAVGSNTLSKLSAAALMTVFAMAGGLIVGPAVVKSLGSDLVATQFSPLISIVVLFFIGIALFLSNVVGVPASTSMTAVGAIAGLGLARGTLNAGLMLEIVVWWLVSPILAFWVSGVIGRYFYPKLVAWFAVSQSEGSLLDFDRSGAIPRPSLGENTTQREFVGTVVVIGIGCYMGFSAGASNVANAVAPLVGNGSLDLYPAILLGGAAIGLGAFTIARRTMDTVGNDLTDLPLVAAIVVATVASTIVTFLSALGIPASFVIIATMSIVGLGWGRATRMTRLSETVTKREAPDVSVGALTADADDAPTVGGQKGTPEPKDTEPIGEESREDLPKASDLFEPATTARVIFLQNVVPSIATVAAYLVFRFLPVF; encoded by the coding sequence ATGGTCGAGGTTCTCTTCGCGCTCGGTATTATCGTCGCTATCTTCGTCGGGTTCAACATCGGTGGGTCCTCGACGGGGGTCGCCTTCGGCCCGGCCGTCGGGTCGAACACTCTCTCGAAGCTGTCGGCGGCGGCGCTGATGACCGTGTTCGCGATGGCCGGGGGGCTCATCGTCGGCCCCGCGGTCGTCAAGAGCCTCGGGAGCGACCTCGTCGCCACGCAGTTCTCGCCGCTCATCAGCATCGTCGTCCTGTTTTTCATCGGTATCGCGCTGTTCCTCTCGAACGTCGTCGGCGTCCCCGCCTCGACGTCGATGACGGCCGTCGGCGCCATCGCCGGCCTCGGGCTCGCTCGCGGGACGCTCAACGCGGGGCTGATGCTGGAAATCGTCGTCTGGTGGCTCGTCTCGCCCATCCTCGCGTTCTGGGTCAGCGGCGTCATCGGGCGGTATTTCTACCCCAAGCTGGTCGCGTGGTTCGCCGTCTCACAGAGCGAGGGGTCGCTGCTCGACTTCGACCGGTCGGGCGCGATTCCCCGCCCCTCGCTGGGCGAGAACACCACACAGCGGGAGTTCGTCGGCACGGTCGTCGTCATCGGCATCGGTTGTTACATGGGCTTTTCCGCCGGCGCGTCGAACGTCGCCAACGCCGTCGCGCCGCTGGTGGGTAACGGCTCGCTCGACCTCTACCCGGCCATCCTGCTGGGCGGGGCCGCCATCGGGCTCGGCGCGTTCACCATCGCTCGCCGGACGATGGACACGGTGGGCAACGACCTCACCGACCTGCCGCTGGTCGCGGCCATCGTCGTGGCGACGGTCGCCTCGACCATCGTCACCTTCCTCTCGGCGCTGGGTATCCCCGCCAGCTTCGTCATCATCGCCACGATGAGCATCGTCGGGCTGGGGTGGGGGCGGGCGACGCGGATGACCCGCCTCTCGGAGACGGTGACCAAGCGCGAGGCGCCCGACGTCTCGGTCGGCGCGCTGACCGCCGACGCCGACGACGCCCCGACCGTCGGCGGGCAGAAGGGGACGCCCGAACCGAAGGACACCGAGCCCATCGGCGAGGAGTCCCGGGAGGACCTCCCGAAGGCCTCTGACCTGTTCGAACCGGCCACGACCGCCCGCGTCATCTTCCTCCAGAACGTCGTCCCCTCCATCGCGACCGTCGCCGCCTATCTCGTCTTCCGCTTCCTGCCGGTGTTCTGA
- the hisA gene encoding 1-(5-phosphoribosyl)-5-[(5-phosphoribosylamino)methylideneamino]imidazole-4-carboxamide isomerase, translating into MFPTFEVVPAVDMQDGQVVQLVGGERGTEKTYGDPVAAAQRWVEAGADTLHLVDLDGAFEGERANADAIDAVLDAVGTGVDVQLGGGIRTADDAISLLDRGVDRVILGTAAVENPDIVAEISRTHPDSVLVSLDAKGGEVVVSGWTEGTGLDPAEAARRYADLGAAGILFTDVDVEGQLAGVRTDPVERLVEAVDIPVIASGGVATVDDVLALEAAGAAAVVVGSALYEGEFTLEAAQRAVDER; encoded by the coding sequence ATGTTCCCGACCTTCGAGGTCGTCCCGGCGGTCGACATGCAGGACGGACAGGTGGTCCAGCTCGTCGGCGGCGAGCGCGGCACCGAGAAGACCTACGGCGACCCCGTCGCGGCGGCACAGCGGTGGGTCGAGGCCGGCGCCGACACCCTCCACCTGGTCGACCTGGACGGCGCCTTCGAAGGCGAGCGCGCGAACGCCGACGCCATCGACGCGGTGCTCGACGCGGTCGGGACGGGCGTCGACGTGCAACTGGGCGGGGGTATCCGCACCGCCGACGACGCTATCTCGCTGCTGGACCGCGGTGTCGACCGGGTCATCCTGGGGACCGCGGCCGTCGAGAACCCCGACATCGTCGCGGAGATAAGTCGGACACATCCCGACAGCGTCCTCGTCAGCCTCGACGCGAAGGGCGGCGAGGTCGTCGTCTCGGGGTGGACCGAAGGCACCGGGCTGGACCCCGCCGAGGCCGCCCGGCGCTACGCCGACCTCGGCGCCGCCGGGATTCTCTTTACCGACGTGGACGTGGAGGGGCAACTGGCGGGCGTCCGAACCGACCCCGTCGAGCGGCTGGTGGAGGCCGTCGACATCCCCGTTATCGCCAGCGGCGGCGTCGCCACCGTCGACGACGTGCTGGCCCTCGAAGCCGCGGGCGCGGCGGCCGTCGTCGTCGGCTCCGCGTTATACGAGGGCGAGTTCACGCTCGAAGCGGCCCAGCGCGCCGTCGACGAGCGGTAG
- a CDS encoding MFS transporter, producing MGDSAAGTEGGLAGSAASERTGGAGERGDTGRRWWTVAIFAYIALEGAGLQMRGAVIPALRRSFDVPEWQLGLVAPAGTVGYVLAAVLVGAVAGRLDTRRLLVVGFVGTGAGILLMGLAPSFGLFLAALLGRGLFTGVGRGTDRPLLSHLYPRQRGRIFGFYDMMWAVGATVGPLLVAAAVAAGDWRLAYYALALAFVPVVALAVALPTPEVDGGDDALGWAELRRITRQPPVLTMAVALFLSTGFEGGLFTWVTTYAQGRLPETLATGSLSVMLAAYVPGRFASGWLSERLGYVRLAAALVGLTIPAFCYTFFLAEGYGLLVGLFVVGLGLSGMYPTLLAYATEAVPEHSAPVNAAAAVTSAAGIAVVPAAMGFVISDTGVVGAMRLLAVPLALLALVLSYALYRTGR from the coding sequence ATGGGGGACTCGGCCGCGGGGACGGAGGGGGGTCTGGCGGGGTCGGCTGCGAGCGAACGAACCGGCGGGGCCGGCGAGCGCGGTGACACCGGCCGGCGCTGGTGGACGGTCGCTATCTTCGCGTACATCGCACTGGAGGGCGCCGGCCTGCAGATGCGGGGGGCGGTCATCCCCGCGCTCCGGCGGAGCTTCGACGTGCCCGAGTGGCAGCTGGGACTGGTCGCGCCGGCCGGCACGGTCGGCTACGTCCTCGCCGCCGTCCTCGTCGGCGCCGTGGCGGGCCGGCTCGACACGAGGCGGCTCCTGGTGGTCGGCTTCGTCGGCACCGGCGCCGGCATCCTGCTGATGGGGCTCGCGCCCTCCTTCGGCCTCTTCCTCGCGGCGTTGCTCGGCCGGGGGCTCTTTACCGGCGTCGGCCGGGGGACCGACCGGCCGCTACTGTCGCATCTCTACCCCCGCCAGCGCGGCCGAATCTTCGGCTTCTACGACATGATGTGGGCCGTCGGCGCGACGGTCGGCCCGCTGCTCGTGGCCGCCGCCGTCGCCGCCGGGGACTGGCGGCTGGCGTACTACGCGCTCGCGCTCGCGTTCGTCCCCGTCGTCGCGCTGGCCGTCGCGCTGCCGACACCGGAGGTCGACGGCGGCGACGACGCGCTGGGGTGGGCCGAACTCCGCCGCATCACGCGCCAGCCGCCGGTCCTGACGATGGCGGTCGCGCTCTTCCTGTCGACGGGGTTCGAGGGCGGGCTGTTCACCTGGGTGACGACCTACGCGCAGGGCCGGCTCCCGGAAACGCTCGCGACGGGGTCGCTGTCCGTGATGCTCGCGGCCTACGTCCCCGGGCGCTTCGCCTCCGGCTGGCTCTCCGAGCGGCTGGGTTACGTCCGCCTCGCCGCCGCGCTGGTCGGGCTGACGATTCCGGCCTTCTGCTACACGTTCTTCCTCGCGGAGGGGTACGGCCTGCTCGTCGGCCTCTTCGTCGTCGGGCTGGGGCTCTCGGGGATGTACCCCACGCTGCTGGCCTACGCGACCGAGGCCGTCCCCGAACACAGCGCCCCGGTCAACGCGGCGGCCGCCGTCACGAGCGCCGCCGGTATCGCCGTCGTCCCCGCCGCGATGGGCTTTGTCATCAGCGACACGGGCGTCGTCGGTGCCATGCGGCTGCTCGCCGTCCCCCTGGCCCTGCTCGCGCTGGTCCTGTCGTACGCGCTGTATCGGACTGGTAGGTAG
- a CDS encoding S1C family serine protease, whose product MQRNGLHLIFVLLALVGLTTAPALGTSLTAQDEESRTGSSLSTAQQGCNYEQLYSETISSVALIQTQGGLGSGFLYNVSENRTGYVITNNHVVNDTARVQVTFTGSEAVPGTVIGTDAVADLAVVRVNETPETAEQIQLADSPPRPGERVAALGSPFGLRSTITSGIISGVNRSVPTQRAFDVPNTIQTDAPINPGNSGGPLVSCNSGAVVGVNTLGGGENIGFAVPASIVERVVPQLIAEGDYEHSYMGVQVAEVSPLIAQANDLNATEGVIVLNTQGGTPASAELQESNRFEATEGMRVPVGGDVIVSIDGQPVDTPADMARYLAVEGSPGDPVRLTVLRNGQREQVTVTLTNRPAPGDV is encoded by the coding sequence ATGCAACGCAACGGACTCCACCTCATTTTCGTCCTCCTCGCCCTCGTCGGCCTTACGACTGCACCGGCGCTCGGCACGTCGTTGACAGCCCAGGACGAGGAGAGTCGTACTGGTTCGTCTCTCAGCACGGCCCAGCAGGGGTGTAATTACGAGCAGTTGTACAGCGAGACGATTAGCTCGGTCGCGTTGATTCAAACGCAGGGCGGGCTCGGGTCCGGGTTTTTGTACAACGTTTCGGAGAACCGGACGGGCTACGTTATCACCAACAACCACGTCGTCAACGATACGGCACGAGTTCAGGTAACGTTCACCGGGAGCGAGGCGGTGCCGGGAACTGTCATCGGGACTGACGCCGTTGCGGACCTTGCCGTTGTCAGAGTGAACGAGACGCCCGAAACCGCCGAGCAGATTCAATTGGCCGACAGCCCACCTCGGCCCGGCGAGCGCGTCGCCGCACTCGGGAGCCCGTTCGGGCTCAGGAGCACTATTACGTCGGGCATAATTAGCGGGGTGAACCGGTCAGTGCCGACGCAACGGGCCTTCGATGTCCCGAACACGATTCAGACGGATGCCCCCATCAATCCGGGGAACAGCGGCGGACCGCTCGTCTCGTGCAATAGCGGCGCCGTCGTCGGCGTGAACACCCTCGGCGGTGGAGAGAACATCGGCTTCGCCGTTCCCGCCTCTATCGTCGAACGGGTCGTCCCGCAACTCATCGCGGAAGGGGACTACGAGCATTCATACATGGGCGTACAAGTCGCCGAAGTAAGCCCGCTAATCGCCCAGGCCAACGACCTCAACGCTACGGAGGGCGTGATCGTCTTGAACACTCAGGGCGGGACGCCGGCCAGCGCGGAGCTCCAGGAGAGCAATCGATTCGAGGCGACAGAGGGAATGCGAGTCCCTGTCGGCGGTGACGTGATCGTGAGTATCGACGGGCAACCGGTCGACACGCCGGCGGATATGGCGAGATATCTCGCCGTTGAAGGCTCACCCGGCGACCCCGTCCGGCTCACCGTCCTCCGCAACGGGCAACGGGAACAAGTGACCGTGACGCTCACCAACCGGCCCGCGCCCGGTGATGTGTGA
- a CDS encoding GIY-YIG nuclease family protein — MTGGTYTLVLERASDGPIEVGALGDIDFPAGWYAYTGSALGSGGFSRVERHRAVASGENGARHWHVDYLLGDDATSVETVVTTAADVECAVAQHLADSADRTVPDFGCSDCACDSHLVGCDDSEELVTAVERAHDVVTSESG; from the coding sequence GTGACCGGCGGGACGTACACGCTCGTCTTAGAGCGTGCGAGCGACGGCCCCATCGAGGTGGGCGCGCTGGGCGATATCGACTTTCCGGCCGGCTGGTACGCCTACACCGGGAGCGCACTGGGCTCGGGGGGTTTCTCCCGCGTCGAGCGCCACCGCGCCGTCGCGAGCGGCGAGAACGGCGCCCGCCACTGGCACGTCGACTACCTGCTGGGCGACGACGCGACCAGCGTCGAGACGGTCGTGACGACCGCCGCGGACGTCGAGTGTGCCGTCGCACAGCACCTCGCCGATTCAGCGGACCGGACGGTCCCGGATTTCGGCTGTTCGGACTGTGCCTGCGACTCGCATCTCGTCGGATGTGACGACAGCGAGGAGCTGGTGACGGCTGTCGAACGGGCTCACGACGTGGTTACCAGTGAGAGCGGCTAG
- a CDS encoding MFS transporter has translation METEPSNGLARAIDRVRGQRAVVWAVITSTFFIGFGGGVVYPILPNLGAVLGISPWLVGAILSANRFSRLVANAPAGGLVDRVGTRTPFVVGMVVQAVATGTYVVAMVAPFPEAWFMVARVGWGVGSALVFATAYTIAADVSDGGSRGANMGLIRGGVLFGFPTGVVIGGIVSEVAGTVTAFSVATAFAALASVVAYWAVPETHVEGERSQSVKPWDVNTSLPALTVGTVNFAVFFVYIGAFFAVLVLFLDQAQLRVFGFDAQGSSGIFMGITVVAAGVSMYTSGAISDRRQSRVPTLLVFLVATSLGFLLLAAVESLPVLVVACLLIGAGQGGTSGPLMALLGDLVPDAEMGRAVGTNNVLGDLGGGFGPIVTLPLVETAGFDPIFVACAALPLLAGGLLLAGVRRETGQFVPRVES, from the coding sequence ATGGAGACCGAGCCCTCAAACGGTCTGGCCCGAGCTATCGACCGCGTTCGGGGCCAGCGGGCCGTCGTCTGGGCGGTCATCACGAGTACGTTCTTCATCGGCTTCGGCGGCGGCGTCGTCTACCCCATCCTGCCGAACCTGGGGGCCGTGCTGGGGATTTCGCCGTGGCTCGTCGGCGCTATCCTCTCCGCCAACCGCTTCTCGCGGCTGGTCGCGAACGCGCCGGCGGGCGGGCTCGTCGACCGGGTCGGCACGCGGACGCCCTTCGTCGTGGGGATGGTCGTCCAGGCCGTCGCCACCGGCACCTACGTCGTCGCGATGGTCGCACCGTTCCCGGAGGCGTGGTTCATGGTCGCGCGAGTCGGCTGGGGCGTCGGGAGCGCCCTCGTCTTCGCGACGGCCTACACCATCGCCGCGGACGTCAGCGACGGCGGCTCGCGGGGCGCGAACATGGGTCTCATCAGGGGCGGAGTCCTCTTTGGCTTCCCGACTGGCGTGGTCATCGGCGGCATCGTGAGCGAGGTCGCCGGCACCGTGACGGCGTTTTCGGTCGCTACGGCCTTTGCCGCCCTCGCCAGCGTCGTCGCCTACTGGGCGGTCCCGGAGACCCACGTCGAGGGGGAGCGCAGCCAGTCGGTCAAGCCCTGGGACGTCAACACCAGCCTGCCGGCGCTGACGGTCGGCACGGTGAACTTCGCCGTCTTCTTCGTCTACATCGGGGCGTTCTTCGCGGTGCTCGTGCTCTTTCTCGACCAGGCCCAGCTTCGCGTGTTCGGCTTCGACGCGCAGGGCTCCTCGGGCATCTTCATGGGCATCACGGTCGTCGCCGCCGGCGTCTCGATGTACACGAGCGGCGCCATCAGCGACCGTCGGCAGTCGCGGGTCCCGACGCTACTTGTCTTTCTGGTCGCTACGTCGCTGGGCTTCCTGCTCCTGGCCGCCGTCGAGAGCCTCCCCGTGCTGGTCGTCGCCTGCCTCCTGATAGGCGCCGGCCAGGGCGGGACGAGCGGGCCGTTGATGGCGCTTTTGGGCGACCTCGTCCCCGACGCGGAGATGGGGCGAGCCGTCGGCACGAACAACGTCCTCGGGGACCTCGGCGGCGGATTCGGCCCCATCGTTACGCTCCCGCTGGTCGAGACGGCCGGGTTCGACCCCATCTTCGTCGCCTGTGCGGCCCTGCCGCTGCTGGCCGGCGGGCTCCTGCTGGCCGGCGTCCGCCGGGAGACCGGTCAGTTCGTCCCCCGCGTCGAGTCCTAG
- a CDS encoding rhomboid family intramembrane serine protease, translated as MRPLRQSPTVVTLALVLAVFACQQVAGLLGWRGLFALSNPLLARPWTLVTSVYAHENVSHLVANALALALGGLLVERATTGARFHAFFVGVGALAGATQVAVAGLVGPVVPGLPAKVTVLGASGAVFGLYGYLLGANRLTEWVVAGVELAPRVQLALGVVLAAVVTLLTANPGAALIAHFTGLLVGFLAGRGHLLAPSERPRERRPTVE; from the coding sequence ATGCGCCCCCTCCGGCAGAGCCCGACCGTCGTGACGCTGGCGCTCGTGCTGGCGGTGTTCGCCTGCCAACAGGTCGCCGGCCTCCTCGGCTGGCGGGGGCTGTTCGCGCTGTCGAACCCGCTGCTGGCGCGGCCGTGGACGCTGGTGACGAGCGTTTACGCCCACGAGAACGTCTCACATCTGGTCGCCAACGCCCTCGCGCTGGCGCTCGGCGGCTTGCTGGTGGAGCGGGCGACGACCGGCGCGCGCTTTCACGCCTTCTTCGTCGGCGTCGGCGCCCTCGCCGGGGCGACACAGGTCGCCGTCGCGGGCCTCGTCGGGCCGGTGGTCCCGGGACTCCCCGCAAAGGTCACCGTGCTGGGCGCGAGCGGGGCCGTCTTCGGCCTCTATGGCTATCTGCTGGGGGCGAACCGCCTCACGGAGTGGGTCGTCGCGGGCGTCGAGCTCGCCCCACGAGTCCAGCTCGCGCTCGGGGTCGTGCTGGCGGCGGTCGTCACGCTGTTGACGGCCAACCCCGGCGCGGCGCTCATCGCCCACTTCACGGGCCTGCTGGTGGGGTTTCTGGCCGGTCGCGGACACCTGCTGGCGCCGAGCGAACGGCCCCGGGAGCGCCGCCCGACAGTGGAGTGA
- a CDS encoding ribonuclease H-like domain-containing protein has product MRVENSFIGVDGVGEQTERSIWEQGVTHWDEFEPGVVGGKRGDRIDQFIAEGREYLDAADVAYFDRQFPSSEQWRLYETFDDRACFFDIETTGLDERRNQVTTVSLHQAGETETLVAGDDLTAGNLRAAFADADLLVTFNGKRFDVPFLEANFDIDLQRPHLDLMYTCKKIGLSGGLKQVEKDIGIERDRPDISGQDAVRLWREHERGQDGSLETLISYNREDTVNLRTLADEVTAQLDEQVFI; this is encoded by the coding sequence GTGCGCGTCGAGAACAGTTTCATCGGGGTCGACGGCGTCGGCGAGCAGACAGAGCGGTCCATCTGGGAGCAGGGTGTCACCCACTGGGACGAGTTCGAACCGGGTGTCGTCGGCGGGAAGCGGGGCGACCGTATCGACCAGTTCATCGCCGAGGGTCGCGAGTACCTCGACGCGGCAGACGTGGCCTACTTCGACCGGCAGTTCCCCAGCAGCGAGCAGTGGCGCCTCTACGAGACTTTCGACGACCGCGCGTGTTTCTTCGACATCGAGACCACCGGGCTGGACGAGCGCCGCAATCAGGTGACGACCGTCTCACTGCACCAGGCCGGCGAGACCGAGACGCTCGTCGCCGGCGACGACCTCACCGCCGGGAACCTCCGGGCGGCCTTCGCCGACGCCGACCTGCTGGTGACGTTCAACGGGAAGCGCTTCGACGTCCCCTTCCTGGAAGCGAACTTCGATATCGACCTCCAGCGACCCCACCTCGACCTGATGTACACCTGCAAGAAAATCGGGCTCTCGGGCGGGCTCAAGCAGGTCGAGAAGGACATCGGCATCGAGCGCGACCGGCCCGACATCTCCGGGCAGGACGCGGTCCGGCTCTGGCGCGAACACGAACGGGGCCAGGACGGCTCCCTGGAGACGCTCATCTCCTACAACCGCGAGGACACCGTCAACCTCCGGACCTTGGCCGACGAGGTGACGGCGCAGTTAGACGAGCAGGTCTTTATCTAG
- a CDS encoding universal stress protein — translation MTDYLVATASVHVTAAAADYLQARLDPSEDSVVVVGVREPGRHERDAGDAANVARSRLAAAIPETEVREGDATTELLAALDDHDPDVVLVGANAGTEGASGVGSTATALLADADRPVVVVPLPEL, via the coding sequence ATGACCGACTACCTCGTCGCCACCGCCTCGGTCCACGTGACCGCCGCGGCGGCCGACTACCTGCAAGCGCGCCTCGACCCGAGCGAAGACAGCGTCGTCGTGGTCGGCGTTCGGGAACCCGGGCGCCACGAGCGCGACGCCGGCGACGCGGCCAACGTCGCCCGGTCGCGGCTGGCGGCGGCGATACCCGAAACCGAGGTCCGGGAGGGCGACGCGACGACCGAACTGCTGGCGGCACTCGACGACCACGACCCCGACGTGGTACTCGTCGGGGCCAACGCCGGGACCGAGGGGGCCAGCGGCGTGGGCTCGACGGCGACGGCGCTGCTTGCGGACGCCGACCGGCCCGTGGTCGTCGTGCCGCTGCCCGAGCTCTAG
- a CDS encoding AAA family ATPase — MSTPTLALVGVAGGAGTTRTTVEMAATLGRAGRSVAVLDAAFGTQGLATHVRGRITDDVTAVAVGETAFETALYDADYDVPGRVSFCPAHAPFERLARAKAPDAARALGTAVADAADRFDHVLVDVPPVAANPAVEALTAVDRHALVAPATRRGADLLPRQRGRLRDLDAPADAVVATRTDAPDAVSVEGADHALPAGDPVGPDALDPESALAPAVAAAVEALLEVDLDLDFEEPGLLDRLG; from the coding sequence ATGAGCACACCGACGCTCGCGCTGGTCGGCGTTGCCGGCGGCGCCGGGACGACCAGAACGACCGTGGAGATGGCGGCGACGCTGGGCCGGGCCGGCCGCTCGGTCGCCGTGCTCGACGCCGCCTTCGGGACACAGGGGCTCGCGACCCACGTCAGGGGCCGAATCACCGACGACGTGACCGCCGTCGCCGTCGGCGAGACCGCTTTCGAGACCGCGCTGTACGACGCCGACTACGACGTGCCGGGGCGGGTGTCGTTCTGCCCGGCCCACGCGCCCTTCGAACGCCTCGCCCGCGCGAAGGCGCCCGACGCCGCGCGGGCCCTCGGAACCGCCGTCGCCGACGCCGCCGACCGGTTCGACCACGTACTGGTGGACGTTCCGCCCGTCGCGGCCAATCCGGCCGTCGAAGCGCTCACGGCGGTGGACCGGCACGCGCTCGTCGCTCCCGCGACCCGGCGGGGCGCCGACTTGCTGCCCAGACAGCGCGGGCGGCTGCGGGACCTCGACGCCCCTGCCGACGCCGTCGTCGCCACCCGAACCGACGCCCCCGACGCGGTCAGCGTCGAGGGCGCCGACCACGCCCTCCCCGCCGGCGACCCGGTCGGGCCGGACGCGCTCGACCCGGAGTCGGCGCTCGCTCCCGCCGTCGCCGCTGCCGTCGAGGCACTGCTGGAGGTCGACCTGGACCTGGACTTCGAGGAGCCGGGGCTGCTCGACCGCCTCGGCTAG